Proteins from one Penaeus monodon isolate SGIC_2016 chromosome 39, NSTDA_Pmon_1, whole genome shotgun sequence genomic window:
- the LOC119597196 gene encoding spermine synthase-like isoform X2: MAGHSVPVDFRVNPAKISNPVERKTLLQDMLPLIEPFTGSLSEISVCEVPGGNFVALYASDTMTLSVKLYSNGLVTATVEYYTDQVNEHKIANDHGRALEKQLMAKFGCSVAKVLPAIKRAPPVNPYFTSSDDRLLEYDVDGIVFEEQSEFQKVQIYSTKSFGNLLVLDDLQNLAEKDLPYTHGLMNKDNEDFAGKEILILGGGDGALLWELLKEKPKFVTMIDIDDVVMKACRKHMKSVCGTCMDNYDGENYKIIVGDAIAYMKDYIKEGKQFDYVFGDLTDVPISPTPRGQLWDFLRTILGLGMQCVKPGTGKYMTHAIGIQCASALKMFEEQFEAQDIPVTLTRTSHYVPSFMEFWCFYQATRKAA; encoded by the exons ATGGCTGGTCATTCTGTTCCTGTGGACTTCAGGGTCAATCCTGCAAAGATCTCCAACCCTG TTGAGAGGAAAACACTTCTCCAGGACATGCTGCCTTTAATTGAGCCTTTCACTGGCTCACTTTCTGAG ATTTCTGTGTGTGAGGTGCCAGGTGGAAATTTTGTTGCTCTCTATGCCTCTGACACCATGACACTCTCAGTCAAGCTTTACTCCAATGGTCTTGTCACGGCAACCGTTGAATATTACACTGACCAGGTCAACGAGCACAAGATTGCTAATGAT CATGGAAGGGCCTTGGAAAAGCAGCTGATGGCAAAGTTTGGTTGCAGTGTGGCTAAGGTCTTGCCAGCAATCAAGAGGGCTCCTCCTGTCAACCCATACTTTACATCTTCAG ATGACAGGCTGCTTGAGTATGACGTTGATGGTATTGTCTTCGAGGAGCAGTCAGAATTCCAGAAGGTGCAGATATACAGCACAAAGAGTTTTGGAAACCTATTGGTCCTAGATGACCTCCAAA ACCTTGCAGAGAAGGACTTGCCATACACGCACGGTCTCATGAACAAGGACAATGAGGACTTTGCAGGGAAGGAAATACTGATCCTCGGTGGAGGTGACGGGGCCCTCCTGTGGGAGCTGCTGAAGGAGAAACCCAAATTCGTCACCATGATTGAC ATTGATGACGTTGTGATGAAAGCTTGTCGCAAGCACATGAAGTCAGTGTGTGGCACCTGCATGGACAACTATGATGGAGAGAACTACAAG ATAATTGTAGGAGATGCCATTGCATACATGAAGGACTACATAAAGGAGGGGAAACAGTTTGACTACGTGTTTGGAGACCTCACGGATGTTCCCATCTCTCCCACCCCTCGAGGGCAGCTGTGGGACTTCCTCCGCACCATTCTTGGTCTGGGGATGCAGTGCGTGAAGCCAGGCACAGGAAAATATATGACACAT GCCATTGGAATCCAGTGTGCAAGTGCTCTAAAAATGTTTGAGGAGCAGTTCGAAGCCCAAGACATCCCAGTGACTCTGACACGTACAAGCCATTATGTGCCATCTTTCATGGAGTTCTGGTGCTTTTACCAAGCCACCCGCAAAGCAGCGTAG
- the LOC119597269 gene encoding protein POLR1D-like translates to MPTDDELSKLAEEALLREAKRGAQRAETCGPSGWLKNRLPSTNKTFLHNTILGALASNKAKERKEKSQSERGKRKREQEEKERNTYKRLYIHASTKTKASLANTSRKAAQHEEGSREARDKNKNEKLMVWSENGLEISSSNRSTEKKKSKDSKSAIKKDRSKILSRNINFVSSTLEDETET, encoded by the exons aTGCCGACTGACGACGAGTTATCTAA GCTGGCGGAGGAGGCCTTACTGcgagaagcgaagagaggagcACAAAGGGCTGAAACTTGTGGGCCATCGGGATGGTTGAAAAATAGACTTCCTTCAACGAATAAAACCTTCCTTCATAACACAATTTTAG GAGCGTTGGCATCGAACAAAgctaaggagaggaaggaaaaaagtcaGAGTgagcgaggaaagagaaagagagaacaagaagaaaaggagaggaacacATATAAAAGACTTTATATACATGCAAGCACCAAGACAAAAGCTTCACTTGCAAACACAAGCAGAAAAGCTGCACAGCATGAAGAAGGCAGTAGAGAGgccagagataaaaataaaaatgaaaagttgaTGGTGTGGAGCGAAAATGGTTTGGAAATTTCATCGAGCAACAGAAGCACCGAAAAGAAGAAATCAAAAGACAGTAAGAGCGCTATAAAGAAGGACAGATCAAAAATTTTATCGAGAAATATTAATTTTGTCTCAAGTACTTTGGAGGATGAGACTGAAACATAG
- the LOC119597196 gene encoding spermine synthase-like isoform X1 has protein sequence MAGHSVPVDFRVNPAKISNPVERKTLLQDMLPLIEPFTGSLSEISVCEVPGGNFVALYASDTMTLSVKLYSNGLVTATVEYYTDQVNEHKIANDTHGRALEKQLMAKFGCSVAKVLPAIKRAPPVNPYFTSSDDRLLEYDVDGIVFEEQSEFQKVQIYSTKSFGNLLVLDDLQNLAEKDLPYTHGLMNKDNEDFAGKEILILGGGDGALLWELLKEKPKFVTMIDIDDVVMKACRKHMKSVCGTCMDNYDGENYKIIVGDAIAYMKDYIKEGKQFDYVFGDLTDVPISPTPRGQLWDFLRTILGLGMQCVKPGTGKYMTHAIGIQCASALKMFEEQFEAQDIPVTLTRTSHYVPSFMEFWCFYQATRKAA, from the exons ATGGCTGGTCATTCTGTTCCTGTGGACTTCAGGGTCAATCCTGCAAAGATCTCCAACCCTG TTGAGAGGAAAACACTTCTCCAGGACATGCTGCCTTTAATTGAGCCTTTCACTGGCTCACTTTCTGAG ATTTCTGTGTGTGAGGTGCCAGGTGGAAATTTTGTTGCTCTCTATGCCTCTGACACCATGACACTCTCAGTCAAGCTTTACTCCAATGGTCTTGTCACGGCAACCGTTGAATATTACACTGACCAGGTCAACGAGCACAAGATTGCTAATGAT ACT CATGGAAGGGCCTTGGAAAAGCAGCTGATGGCAAAGTTTGGTTGCAGTGTGGCTAAGGTCTTGCCAGCAATCAAGAGGGCTCCTCCTGTCAACCCATACTTTACATCTTCAG ATGACAGGCTGCTTGAGTATGACGTTGATGGTATTGTCTTCGAGGAGCAGTCAGAATTCCAGAAGGTGCAGATATACAGCACAAAGAGTTTTGGAAACCTATTGGTCCTAGATGACCTCCAAA ACCTTGCAGAGAAGGACTTGCCATACACGCACGGTCTCATGAACAAGGACAATGAGGACTTTGCAGGGAAGGAAATACTGATCCTCGGTGGAGGTGACGGGGCCCTCCTGTGGGAGCTGCTGAAGGAGAAACCCAAATTCGTCACCATGATTGAC ATTGATGACGTTGTGATGAAAGCTTGTCGCAAGCACATGAAGTCAGTGTGTGGCACCTGCATGGACAACTATGATGGAGAGAACTACAAG ATAATTGTAGGAGATGCCATTGCATACATGAAGGACTACATAAAGGAGGGGAAACAGTTTGACTACGTGTTTGGAGACCTCACGGATGTTCCCATCTCTCCCACCCCTCGAGGGCAGCTGTGGGACTTCCTCCGCACCATTCTTGGTCTGGGGATGCAGTGCGTGAAGCCAGGCACAGGAAAATATATGACACAT GCCATTGGAATCCAGTGTGCAAGTGCTCTAAAAATGTTTGAGGAGCAGTTCGAAGCCCAAGACATCCCAGTGACTCTGACACGTACAAGCCATTATGTGCCATCTTTCATGGAGTTCTGGTGCTTTTACCAAGCCACCCGCAAAGCAGCGTAG
- the LOC119597448 gene encoding uncharacterized protein LOC119597448, whose product MASSARPAKLHVTSKLASQTKELVLNVFEYFNKGESESVLDVAKKTSEATRVSERAVLQIRAQAKRRAPIRPRSCPQRRAPKRATIGDVDKGALRRAILAIYERGDMPTLSALMETVKEPPLNFKGSRSSLWRLMQHMGFRYKKFYKNCAMLVERSCVVAARSKFVRELRTNRCSESPRPEIYLDETWINQNMKADQDWTHKEGLVGARTRCMKGGTYIIVHAGSSEGFVKGAMYIYKSRMGRKGDYSDTMDSCAFKKWFQEQLLPNIPPRSLIIMDNAPYHNMELYKTPSISSGKEEITKWLTDNSIPHDSSHTKAELFQLVKLHKEDTHRYVTDELAAAAGHKVLRLPQYHSQFNPIELVWVQIKDEVKKNSDNWQYFNKLGELIFQAINHVTPDDWRKYVQQTRELQDEYSKKDQAFEHMYETFSTELTDSDSSSDESDTDS is encoded by the coding sequence ATGGCGTCGTCCGCACGCCCGGCCAAACTTCACGTTACGTCCAAGCTCGCCAGTCAAACGAAGGAGCTCGTCCTGAACGTATTCGAGTATTTTAATAAAGGTGAGAGTGAGTCCGTGCTAGACGTGGCGAAGAAGACTTCCGAGGCGACGCGGGTATCGGAGCGAGCGGTGCTGCAGATCAGAGCTCAGGCCAAGAGGAGGGCCCCGATCCGGCCCCGCTCTTGCCCCCAGCGAAGGGCTCCCAAGCGCGCGACGATCGGCGACGTGGACAAGGGTGCTTTGCGGAGGGCTATCCTCGCCATCTACGAAAGGGGGGACATGCCAACCCTCAGTGCGCTGATGGAGACGGTGAAGGAGCCGCCCCTGAACTTCAAGGGGAGCAGATCAAGCCTTTGGCGCTTGATGCAACACATGGGGTTCAGGTacaagaaattttacaaaaactgTGCTATGCTGGTGGAACGGTCATGCGTCGTAGCTGCCAGGAGCAAGTTCGTAAGGGAGCTGAGGACCAACCGATGCAGCGAGAGCCCCAGACCAGAAATTTACCTTGACGAGACCTGGATTAACCAGAACATGAAGGCCGACCAGGACTGGACCCACAAGGAAGGACTCGTGGGAGCCCGAACGCGATGCATGAAAGGCGGAACGTACATAATCGTCCATGCAGGGAGTTCCGAAGGCTTTGTAAAGGGCGCGATGTACATATACAAATCCAggatgggaagaaaaggggattaCAGCGACACAATGGACAGCTGCGCATTCAAAAAGTGGTTTCAGGAGCAACTATTGCCGAACATCCCTCCCAGATCACTCATCATTATGGACAACGCCCCGTATCACAACATGGAGCTCTACAAAACCCCTTCAATCAGTTCGGGAAAAGAGGAAATCACCAAATGGCTAACAGATAACTCGATTCCCCACGATTCCTCTCACACCAAAGCTGAACTTTTCCAGCTGGTAAAACTGCACAAGGAAGATACCCATCGCTATGTGACGGACGAACTCGCCGCTGCCGCTGGGCACAAGGTCCTCCGCCTTCCTCAGTATCACAGCCAGTTTAATCCCATTGAGCTTGTTTGGGTTCAGATCAAGGACGAAGTCAAGAAGAATTCGGATAACTGGCAATATTTCAACAAACTTGGAGAGCTTATATTTCAGGCCATTAATCATGTCACTCCCGATGACTGGAGGAAATACGTGCAACAAACACGGGAGCTTCAAGATGAATACAGCAAAAAAGACCAAGCCTTTGAACACATGTACGAGACATTTTCTACAGAACTGACCGATTCTGACTCCAGTAGCGATGAAAGCGATACGGATTCCTGA